The Branchiostoma lanceolatum isolate klBraLanc5 chromosome 1, klBraLanc5.hap2, whole genome shotgun sequence genomic sequence ggcCAGACGGAGCTGCGGGAAGCGATTTTTCCAGCAGGGACGAGTAAGATTAGTAGTGCATCGACGGAGGAGGTTCGAACACCGCTGCCATCAGTGTAAGACTCCAATCATGGTAGTCAAAGACGATAGGAGACGAATGTGACGGGAAGAAGGTCTataatcaggaacacaacatagaaCAAAGAATCTCTCTTTCTTGGGTCGTACCACTCTCCGCCCGGGGGGGTGGCGGCCTCAACTATTCGAACTTTACACTAGCAACTAAAATGTGGGACAGATGAGGATGTACGAGGGGCGTTCGATAAGTTACCGTGATCAAAGAGACATATCTCAAATTTCGGGGCAATTAAGAACAAACTATGAAGCCTTCCATTATTGTCCACCAAAACACAAATAATTCTTACCATATACAGGTAAACGAAGTggttttttttgcttgtttaatTAACGACGtcattgtgtttgtttgttcgtgcTTTGACTCAAATGAGTACAGGCGCATTTGGAACCATCAGTAGCTATCATTACAGCAGTAATTCGGCTGCTGACTCAGGGGTAACGTGCGCTGGAATAATTCCATCAATGTGACACATGTTTTGCCATTTATGGTCCACAAAGTTTATTATCCAATGTTCGTTTACATTAGTATTCAAGCCCTCGTTTTTGACATGCCTTACTTGCATCTTAGATTTGACCTTGTGGCTATTGTACTTCGTCGTTCGAGGGCAAACTAACGTCTTGCTGGAGGGGAAGAATGAAAAGAAACCAAACCAAGCCACAACATACCGTGTCGATCCCgccaaacaagagttccacggcCGTCAACATGGCCTCCTCGAACGTGACGTCATTCCTGGACAGCAGGCTCTGGAGGAAGTCCGTGTCCGATTCGGCGGATTTTCCATCTTCGGCTGGACTTTTATCCAGCTTTTCCTTCAGCAGCTTGGCAGCAACACTGAGGTTTgacacaatcaatcaatcaatcaatcaatctatgtATATATTCATCAGTATGGAGAGACAAAAAGAACTAACAAAATAACGTAAAAGCATGATGATCAAAGTAAactatgtgtatatatgtctatctatctatctctctctttaTAGATATATTACCCTAGATAGAAGTCCGTTGTGTGAAGCACTGCGACAACTTCAACATATGCACCACCTACTTTGAACAACAGATATGAAAACTAGAAGAAGAACTACATGAATTCCAAACTCAATTAAAATTTTAAACCTCAGATAGTTACGTCTGCCATTGGTCCATTGCCTTTGCAAAGTTCCTTCACGTAAGGTTGCTGATGCACTTGTACAGACAGCTTTCGGTATAAAATGTAGCAGAAAAAGTACCAACACGCTGTCGAGTAAAAAGAAGAACTTGAGTAAGTTTAAGCCTCAGAGTCTTAACTTACGTGTGCCACAGGTCGATTTCCTTCTCAAACTTCCTCCACATGGGGGTACTGATGTACTTGTACAGACCGACTGCTGACAGCTCCAGTTTGACGAAAGCATCGAAGAAGTCGTTGACCCCGTCAATCATAAGCTGAGCGTCAGAACCCGGTTCAAGGTCATCCAAGGTCATGCAGCCGAGCCGCTTGTCCAGCACAACCACGCTGatagctggggggggggggcaatgtgTAAATTTGATGGCCCGTTCTAACTGCAATGTATATCCAATTCCGAATGAGTTGCGTATGAACATTTTGTTGCTTACGGATAGCCTTTCTTGGAAAAAGTTGTTTCTACTTTGGCCCACCTCTGTGCTGCccggttatcgaaccgaaaaaatgACTaacttcggccgcaaacttaacagaaaccaaagaaatgtcaatGCAACCAAACGCGACGAAAAAGATCTCTGACCTCGCCAGAATGCGTAGTCGTATTGCACAAACTCGAACGCGCTTCGCGTGCACCAGgagcgccgctgtcgaaaatttgccCAATACCGGATTAGGACGTTGTTGTTATAATTTTTTGATAGATCAaggacaccaaattttcttaacttctgGTGAACTTcaaattaagaaaaaagaaTCGTGTTTtgtcgggtgggtatgacataaatagaatacaacacgggattggatcgcccgacggcctaGGGCTGATACCTCGgctgatacggaatacaccgtgttgcaGTTTACATTTATCATCTCTATACATTCAATACATATTGCACGGCGCAAAATGGTTAACTGGGACTTTCAATAATCTTTCTTTTAAAACCCTTGCTAGGTAGGTTCCCATACTCACACTCGAGCGCCCATCTGTACACGTAGCTGGTGAAGTTGTGAACTTGACCCCCGCTGTCTTCCTTCTCTGTCAGAGCCCTGATGACGTCAACCAGGTCCCTGCTGACGTCATCCTGCAGAGAGGCGTACGCACCGACCGTCTTGGGTCGCATCAGGTCCTTCTGAACCGAGCTGCGCACGCGCTGCCACTCCTCTCCGTTTCTGAGGAATAAAGACGAAATCTGATCTTGTTTTTCACACTACACGTTGTCTAAATCACATTATCATGTTTATCAAAACATGCAGTAACGGTgacaataacacacacacacacacacacacacacactaacacacagaCACGCGCACGCACAAGCACTCACGAACaaatacacgcacacacgcgcgcgcgcgcgcgcgcacacacacacacacacaaatacacacacatacgcatttGTTTGTGCATAAGTAGCTTGCTACTCATATACCTACAGGTTCACTAATCCAACTGGCAACTTCTTTAGTTCCCGGTAAGTTTTGATGCTCATCAGCGGAAGCCGCTCCGGATATCTCCCCTCGTTGCGGAACACCTTCCCGATCTCCTTGGGATCACTGATGACCACCAAGTCCAACGGGCCAAGTTTCTCCCGGTAGATGCTCCCGTAGGTTCTCGTTCTCTCTCTGAATGAGTCCCGCATGTTTGTCTTGACCGGGAATCGACCTGCTTGGTTCCAAGATGTAAAGGTTTAATAAGACGCGGTGTCGTTTGAAagacaacatatacatatttacgAGGAGTGCGTTCTTACTAAGGCCTTgtgccaaacatctgcttggagatttgagCTCCATGACCCTGCTTGGCACGTCATGACACAGGTCATGGGTCGTAGGTCATAACGCTGTGTCCTTCACAGCGGGCgtcatagggctacatgcattactgccatttattgtatccctttagtctcccctatccTGAATTTCTTCTACTTCACTTGAAAAGAAGCCAAAAGTTACACAACTAACAACACATTGCATACGTGACAACCATAAGTCACTGAGAATGATACATACAACCATATATGGATCGGTACCTCCCTACCTGCCTGCTTGATACCTGGTCGGGTAACATATAAACAGCCTGGATATTAGATACGCATAATTTATTTGTAACCATACAGCAGTTCAAACAAGGAAGCGACCGAGATACCTTAAATGCAACGTTGGTGCCTCAAAAATGGAGTTTTGCTGGCGAGGCCAGTATAAGATATGGCTTCCTTAATAGGGCTACCTTCCTCATGGCATGGTACGTACCAAACGGGGTGTAGTCCCACGCCGTCCCGATGAGGGGGAGACCCTTCGGCCCGGGGATCTCATCGAACGGCCGAGCGGCTGTTTCGTGCGCAGCGCTCTCTGCCGCCCCGGTGCTCTGTGGACGGTAGCCCGGGTTGGTCGTTCTCAGAGCCGCCAGACTTCGTGCGCCGCAAACGCGGAACAAACTCCCTCGCTGTCCGACAACTCTCTGTAGCAAGGACATCCTCGCAATCTTAAACTCAACAGGTGTCTAAATGATTATTAAGGCTGGCCCCAACAGCTTAGGGGTTCTTCTTGTCTGTCAGGAAAGGTGAAGAGTTGTCAAGGCCTCTGGGTATGAGAGATGTCTGCAGAAAGATTGGGAGGCCGTCGAGCGCACGGACTACTACGTAgtatcaatttttttgtcatgACTAGCAAGGTCATCGTCCGTTCGGACAAAGTCCAAGTGTGGACTGAACCATTATTGACGCGGCAATGGGGGTGACAACGTGAACCCCTACGTGTTTATGATTCATGTGTCACCATTCAATACCAGTAAGCCCATGCTACACATGGCCATTGGCTCCAGACTTTCCCCGGCCTAAAACTGCTCCCAACTTAcggtcagactgctcccaacTTACCAGCGACCTTGGTTGGCTAGTGGTCGAGGGTTGAtctgctaatctccaagcagatctacacggtgacCAAAAAtggtatatgctagccagacaagctccagtcagccagatgagctccagtccgcaccgtaggtgcttctctggctgactggagcttctctggctagcatactgaCCATTTTTGgtcaccgtgtagatctgcttggagattagtcgaGGGCATGGTCGAgggaggtcctgaatgtgtattGGGGATTTGTGTTGTTCAGGGAGGTCAATGTCATACcgctgtttgtttgcatgtcaCTGATTGAATAATCACGTAGCGTAACAAAACAAATAGTTATTGATAATAAGTGAATTGAACTTTTAGCTAGTTGCTTGCctctttgtatgattttgatagttgtttgttttcatttcagttACTAGATATTTAATATAAACAAACTATAGCTTGGATGTCCTTTGCAGGGCGATGATGACGTGATCGTAGCCcaaaagcaagcaaacaaacaaacaaataaaaacgaacgaacaaacaatgATGACACGCAACTGTATCAGGCTATCCTCGTTTTTATTATTGTTTAACTTTTATTCCGACCATACACGTTAtatccaattataaaatcaaacaTACACTTGTATGAAGTCAGCTTGTGTGAAAATATATGCGAATATATCTATGGAACGCATTTAGCAATAACGTACTGGGAAAATCTAGGAAATACGTGTGGACCAATGGGTTTGTCAATATTGACAAGGAAGGGAAGACAAATTTGCTTTTGACTGAAAGTGACATATTATAGATTCTTATACTCTTAGCTCACCATAAATATGTTAAGCATTTTAGATATAAGGATTTCTCTCAAAtgattcaaaattcaaaaacgctgaacgccgccatcttgttacCGTTATATGCGTCCTTCACCTATTTGCTCATTGTTTGTGAGCAAGGAGGCTAAAAATAGCTTTAACCTCTTTGGTCTGAAACAATAAACACTccttttctgtcattcaaaatctttatttttcagATACTTGCGTGATTCATATATCAGAAAAAACTTCACAATAACTCCGATATTTTccactgaaaacaaaaatatcacatgcttttaaaggaaccaaaaccttgccctggggaagtcgtaaagggagtgctcctactgtgagctgcccagcaggttgagggctggattaatcccccataaccacataaattcataaaaggattagatgtctgccagcctaggacaatagcagggacagattaccataataactgtcagagaattcaaacttttttctgtactggtttttctatgaacagtatcaaaccatgcagaatggcccagatatctatcaaaaagtcacataatccaaggaagtttcaatcagataagatcccttggataatcaagacaatgctatctaaaactttcagtttgggggaagcTAACcttgttcaaactttcaaactttcaaatcgaccctgtcaacgttgtgctagagtgtctaaatggatataaatttccaatgtcttcccaacattagcctaggttgtgtgtctagaaatatgacttgggattttttgcgtcttcttgttgttgtaaccagcatagaatagggctctgtagaacagtacatataactgctagccaatgtctcaaactaaattgcaagccagtgttgtcattactttatttcttggctaactgtccttcaagctaacttctttatgtgagccatacttcaaattcttatatgttatctacagatttcaaacatgacttgaagagtaacttgtacatggtaaactttctcagccaggcctccactgatgtgcactgtacggctgccaggggcatactgaaggctatagtttacattatcccgtatttatatagttttactggggtctttaagttTTTCTATCACAGTCACATAAAGGTCATATCTATAAACCGGATAGAGTTGGTGACTAATGGCTCCCAATAGGGGGCCAATATTTGGGACTAGTTCGAAACTAGTTCGTGTCtagttattatttatttatttcagctttattacagTTTACCGGATATTTGATATAAACAAACTATAGCTTGCATGTCCTTTGCAGGGCGATAATGACGTGACGGTAGCCcaaaagcaagcaaacaaacaaatagaaatCGTACGAACAAACAATGGTGACACACAACTGTATCAGGCTATTCTCGTTTTTTACTATTGTTGAACTTTTATTCCCACCATACACGCTATATCCAATTATAAGAATCTCCCTTTGAAATTCTCTCTAATGACATATGCAAATACTCTAATCTAGGTGACATCGCTGTGTTAGGCGATTTAAATGCAAGAACTGGCTTGCTAATAGAAAATTATTTTGACACTTTTGCGCTTGACAATCCTACATCGGACGGTATCAGTTTCACCAAAAGTAGACATAACAGAGATATCAAAGTTAATAACTATGGCAAAACATTGATAGATTTATGTTCAGCAGCGGATTTGACTATTCTAAATGGTAGATTCGCGGGGGACCTAAAAGGCGACTTTACCTGTTATCACTATAATGGATCTAGCGTTGTCGATTATTGTATTGTAAGCAAGTCTCTATTGTCCGATGTACAATATGTAAGTATTACCTCAGTGAAAAAAGAAGCCGTCTAAAATGTTTGGACGCCGTCTAAGAGCGTTTTAGTGCGTCGGAGCGCGTCCCAGACCGTCTGTCCTGTCAGGAACGGCGGCGGATACGTCGCGCGCGTTCAGGCCGTCCTGCCCGTCTGTTAGTTGGACGCCGGGGCGGCCTTCCTGGCCGCTGGAAACGTCAGAAACAGCGTCGGACGGGGCTATAAAATAATTATTTACCCGACGCTCCCGCCTGTCGTCATTTCTAACGTGTGAAAAGCACGTTTTCAGcttctgcacatgcgcaaaTTTGAGTGGTAGTTTCGATTTGACCGTTAACTGTTACAGACCATTTGTTCAGTCAGTGCTCGTTTTGCTGTAATTTTTTGCCCATTTCTTGGATTTCGCGCACTTTTGGAGGATGGAATTTACTTCTAAAAGCAGCTGTATCTTTCTACAACATCCGGGGTTTGGTTTTATTCCggtgactgagtttatatcGCCAAACAAGACGTCGATTGTGAGAAGAATCATGATAAGAACATTATTTGCCGTGGCGGGCCCGCCGCTGCGATCTTGGTTCGGACAAGGAGGTAATTCGAAAGTCAACAAACTTCCGTCGGCAGAAAAAAGGGATATCACCAAAGAAGCTGAGTTTTATCAAGCTGGCTGAGTTTATTTTAGCGGAGACTGGTAAGTGAACAAgtatttcatgttgatgtttCTTTACAATGATGAGTTACCGACGAGGTCTCACGGTGCCCTCCCCACTTAcgaaagaaatgataaaatagGATGTTGCTATCAAATACCACGGGGGAAAAAGGCACATAAGAATTGTAGAATACCTGTTTACAATATCTGTTGTTTTAATAAACGATGAAGATGctgtgaaaatgtatatttagacaacagaaaatgatttcaaccCACCAACTCGCGGCACGTGTGGCAGAATCTTACCGCCCTTCCGACTCCGATTACGGGGTAGCAATTATCAAACTGAGGATCTTGTTTGGAccccacaaaatacaaataacaaaagGATACTGTAGAATACATATTTAGAATATCTCCTGTCTTATTTTAAGACTAATTGTGCACATTCATGAGAAAATAGAGAAGATCAAAATTTTTAAAGAATTTGCACCCACCCTTGATGACTTGTGCGCGCCCGTCATGTCAATCAAACTTCCAGCCGGCGCACGCAGTCAAACTTCAAAGGCCGGATTGAATTTCACAAAGCTGCGCCGCTGTGTTAAACGATGTTTTTTAACCGCGGAGCAATGTTATAAGATATACAGGTTGAGAAGAAATTCGTTTAATTTAGCTTCCAGTCTGAGGCCATGGCGGCCGTGGGTGGTCTACTACGCCAGTCTGgctgcatattttgttgcccCAAGCGGCcataaaaatcaaaaccatgtccGGATTGGACGCCGTCAGAAACCGCTTCTCAAAACGGAGCAACCTCCTTGAACGGAGCAAGCATTTCCACAACACATCAAAACATCTACACCTTCACTGTTTAAAACATTCCTAAAAGAAAGAGTGATTACACAAGGGTACACAAATAAGCCATTACAATACTGGTGGTAGTTGAGCGTTCGCACAAATGTATTTgaagtgacctctgacctctcacgATTTTTATTGTATCACACTCGATTTTGTACATAACTGCcattcatttgtatatgtattgttCCTTGTATGATCTTTTTAATGTATTAATGtgaactccaggaagaatagtggaAGATTGTAtctaacactaatggagattcaaataaaaacaaacaaacaaagcatgcGCACAGCGCCCGGATTAGCACCGGAAAATTGACGCCGTTTGCGCCCGTTCCTGGGGGCCCACGCGGACGCCGTCCAGGACGTCCGGGACGTTTTCTACGACGTCAACGACGccgtcaaatgagccaatctagacgCGTCCGCGTCAGAAGCGCCGTTTGCGCCCGTCCCTGGCGTCGTTCGGCGCCCGTCCCCGGACGGCGCCTGGAACCCGGCGGGGAGCCCGCGCGGACGCCGTCCAGGACGTCTGGGACGTTTTCTACGGCGTCAACGGCGccgtcaaatgagccaatctagacgCGCCCGGCGTTTTTCAGGCCGTTCATACCGTCCAAGACGTGACATCAAGAGATTTACAACCCGTCCAAGTCGGTCTGCGGTCATAATTCAGGACGCATCGAATTTCAGTGGACGCCCGTCACAGACGGCGTTCGGCCGTTTGGGacggtttcattttcacagaggtagtCCAATCACCCAATTTTCCGACCATTGCCATGTTTCCTTCTCACTGTCAACAAAGTATTCCCCTCATGTTCCAAAAGCTACCAACCAGATTAAACCCAAGCCAACAGCATTCATTTGGAACGATGAATCAAAATTAACATATCAAAGTATTCTAGATAATCAACATACAATTTCAGAATTTCAAAAATTTTGCCAAACATCTTTCTGTTCGACAGAAAAAGCTGTCACAAATTTCACAGATTTATTGTTAGACGTAGCTAAAAAGTCACTTAAAGCAAAGCCCAAtagacaaacaaagaaacccACACAAAGCGGTAAGAAAAATAAAGCTTGGTTTGATCAGTGCTGCTGGTCTTCACGCCAACGTTTGAAAAGACTATCGCTGGCATTGAAGAAAGAACCGTGGCTAAAAGACActagaaacaaatatttcacagcTTTGCGTGACTACAAAAAACTCATCAAACAGCGTAAACGGAAGTACAATTCCGACCTTCTGTTAAAATTGgaacattttaacaaaaacaatcCAAAGGAGTTTTGGTCACTTTTAAAGTATTTGGACAAAGAAGTAAATGGAAAACACAAGTCAAATACTTGCGATCCCAATATTACGTCAGAAGAATggatacaacattttacaagttTGAATAATCTGATTAATGACAATAGTTTTGACACTATTTTCGAAAAAACTGTCACTGAATACCTTAATCAATTAGATAATCAAACCCCAAGCCCCTTAGATTTCCCATTTACTGCaggggaagtcttgaatggtttaagtttattgaAAACGGCAAAAGCTTCCGGTATTGACTCaatttcaaatgaaatgttgaagtaTGGGGCAAAAACCTTATGTCAGCCATTAGTGACTCTGTTCAATACTATACTCAACAAAGGCAACTTTCCTTCTAACTGGAACAGAAGTATTCTTACGCCAATATTCAAATCAGGTGATAAATCTAATGTAGACAATAACAGAGGAGTAGCAATTTCTAGTTGTCTATCCAAATTATTTACGCTCATCCTAAACAACAGGTTACAAAACTTTGCAGAAAGTAACAACCTATTAGATGACACCCAGTTTGGGTTCCGGAAAAGATGTAGAACTTCAGATAATATATATATCCTAAAATCTTTAATAGACAAATACACAAGTAAAAAAGGTGGGAAACTATTTGTATGCTTTGTTGACATGAGgaaggcatttgacagtgttTGGCGGGATGGGCTGTTCTATAAGTTGTATCAATGTGGTATTGGAGGAAATTTCTTTAATATTATAAAATCCATGTATAGGGACGTGAATTATGCCGTTAGATTAGACAATGGACTATCAAACTCCTTTCCTTCCGTATGCGGAGTAAGACAAGGATGTAATTTAAGCCCTTTACTAttcaatttattcataaatgacaTATCTAAGTGCTTTGATCCCACGAAATGTGATCCTGCAGTCCTAACTTCAAAATCCCTAAATTGTTTATCCTGGGCAGACGATCTCGCTCTGATATCATCGTCAAAACAAGGGCTAcagcattgtattgattgcctagAAAATTATTGTAAGAAATGGAAACTATCTGTCAATGTTTCAAAAACCAAGGTTGTTGTTTTCGGCAAAGGTtctaagaagaaatacaaatttcatatttatgacaaagaaatagaaatcaCTGACAGCTATACCTACCTCGGTATTCCGTTTACATCATCGGGTAAGTTCAAAAATGCCAGGAAATATTTAAAAACCAGAGCAATGAGAGCACTTTTTAAACTCAAGGCTCTTATACTCTCTAACAATGACGTTTCAATCAATCTTGGGAAAAACCTATTTGATAAATTCGTCAAGCCCATCTTTATGTACGGCTCAGAGATCACATGCTTTGACCGTTCTTccaaaactatgaaaattatTGCATCACATACCGGTAACATCCGTGAATCTTCTCAAAAGGTTCTGTCAACTTTACTAAAAATACTTGATATTCAAAATAACTTTCCTGCCACCATTCGAAAAACCACCTCTTCTGAATCTAATAGTACCTATGTTGTATGTTTCGAAAGAAATACAGATAAAGAAATACTAATGCGTCATGCCAATAGCCAAACTCTACGAGAGAACGGCTTCCAACTCATAAACCTACACGCAAATCAACATATTccagaatttgacatcattgatatGCGTTTCCAGAAATTCCTGTTAGGTATACATGCCAAAGCCTCAAACGATGGTGTCAGAGGAGAAATGGGAACTTTCCCAACGATGATGGACGCAGAAATGCAACTTGTAAAATACTGGCACCGCTTAGTTCATTTACCCGAAGATACCTTACTTCGGGAGGCATACAATGCTGTTCTTTTAGGAGAACATGATTGGGTTGTCCACGTGAAAAATATCCTCAACTACCACGGTTTTGGACATGTATGGCTGAACCCGAAGTCATAccatatagatataatcaacactcagctacgacaacgtctacaagatgtttatatacaaaattggcattgcgctattcgaaacaattccaaactttcctttctttctaccttaaacaagatttataagcaagaaaactacctttcaaacattaagagcctcgacgtacgtagagcaatcacaaaactcagaattggctgccataaattaagtatagaaacggggagatttcaaaaactccctatagaccagagggtttgtccattttgtccagaggtagttgaagacgaatatcactttttgattgtatgtcccaaatattttgatttacgtaattcactatactcaatgctatcgttggacttaccaggatttatctcaatggacttaaatagcaaatttaagtacataatgacatgtgacaacccatgcatggtatacattgggaaatatatcaaagaatgtctagacgtaagaaactcctccaataattgtaaaatcccattgtcatcccatactactacaccatattgtataagatagactagtacaccatattgtataagatagacggattagcctagtagaatgttatctatgtaccagtgaatgccatactctgtaccttgtacaattgttgagcaataaagttattattattaaacatacatttttgtgaaGTCAGCTTGTATGAAAATATATGCGAATATAT encodes the following:
- the LOC136423152 gene encoding probable cytochrome P450 CYP44, producing the protein MSLLQRVVGQRGSLFRVCGARSLAALRTTNPGYRPQSTGAAESAAHETAARPFDEIPGPKGLPLIGTAWDYTPFGRFPVKTNMRDSFRERTRTYGSIYREKLGPLDLVVISDPKEIGKVFRNEGRYPERLPLMSIKTYRELKKLPVGLVNLNGEEWQRVRSSVQKDLMRPKTVGAYASLQDDVSRDLVDVIRALTEKEDSGGQVHNFTSYVYRWALESISVVVLDKRLGCMTLDDLEPGSDAQLMIDGVNDFFDAFVKLELSAVGLYKYISTPMWRKFEKEIDLWHTVAAKLLKEKLDKSPAEDGKSAESDTDFLQSLLSRNDVTFEEAMLTAVELLFGGIDTTGNTLMFNLFCLAKNPEAQKKLYQEIMEVISAGQPVDDKMLNKMHYLRAVVKETFRVYPTAPNNLRILDRDIVLSGYVVPAKTKILMATDVISSHPEYYPEPEVFKPERWLRTRDDESSGVQPFTHLPFGYGPRMCIGRRFAEQELYLGLIRIVQNFHVGWSGKDMKQVNRMIQAPDRDSFVFRKRA